From one Plectropomus leopardus isolate mb unplaced genomic scaffold, YSFRI_Pleo_2.0 unplaced_scaffold10034, whole genome shotgun sequence genomic stretch:
- the tp53rk gene encoding EKC/KEOPS complex subunit TP53RK: PLSSAGISTPVVYFVDYTSHCIFLEELVGSSTVRDYIVSTQQSDSCVELERLAERVGQILAKMHDEDVIHGDLTTSNMLLRPGREDGESDLFLIDFGLSYISALPEDKGVDLYVLEKAFLSTHPNTEVLFERLLKTYTAASNKSSAVIKKLDEVRLRGRKRSMVG, translated from the coding sequence cctctgtccTCCGCAGGCATATCCACCCCTGTGGTCTATTTTGTGGACTACACGTCTCACTGTATCTTCTTGGAGGAACTCGTTGGTTCCTCGACTGTGCGTGATTACATCGTCTCCACTCAGCAGTCTGATTCCTGTGTGGAGCTGGAGCGGCTGGCTGAGAGGGTGGGCCAGATCCTGGCCAAAATGCACGACGAGGACGTCATCCATGGAGACCTGACCACCTCCAACATGTTGCTGAGACCTGGAAGAGAAGACGGGGAGTCCGACCTGTTCCTCATCGACTTCGGCCTCAGTTACATCTCCGCTCTGCCAGAGGACAAAGGCGTGGACCTGTACGTGCTGGAGAAGGCTTTCCTCAGTACCCACCCCAACACCGAGGTGCTGTTCGAGAGGCTGCTGAAGACCTACACAGCAGCATCCAACAAGTCGTCAGCGGTCATTAAAAAGCTCGATGAGGTTCGGttgagagggaggaagaggtcCATGGTGGGATGA
- the LOC121963140 gene encoding tapasin-related protein-like, translated as MEHLHNLKTMIKVMVIVLHYGGSSADSTRKLSVLVGADVTLSCLFDKLSRLVEWSAFTIEWNVVDRRAEKSIVYTIEDGRAHVSRAGSDVDKKQLLKGDASLQLRNVTVGDEGLYTCRIITPVVYTETTSLEVL; from the exons ATGGAGCACCTGCACAACCTAAAAACCATGATTAAAGTCATGGTTATTGTTTTGCACTATGGAG GTTCCTCAGCGGACTCGACAAGGAAGCTCAGTGTCTTGGTGGGTGCAGATGTGACCCTCAGCTGCCTGTTTGATAAACTGTCCAGGCTGGTGGAGTGGAGTGCTTTCACCATTGAGTGGAACGTGGTGGACAGACGCGCAGAGAAGAGCATTGTGTACACTATCGAGGATGGCAGAGCGCATGTGAGCAGAGCGGGCTCTGACGTGGATAAAAAGCAGCTGCTAAAAGGTGATGCGTCTCTGCAGCTTCGTAATGTGACTGTGGGAGATGAGGGGCTGTACACCTGCAGAATCATCACACCTGTGGTCTACACCGAAACCACCTCACTGGAAGTACTGG